A genomic stretch from Deinococcus multiflagellatus includes:
- a CDS encoding ABC transporter ATP-binding protein: MSVAPALAVDGLHKAFGPVQAVRGVSLTVARGETVALLGPSGCGKSTVLRLVAGLERPDAGTVAVGGREVTHQPPETRGVGLVFQDYALFPHLSVLDNVAYSLRVRGTPRAAAQAQAREALALVDLGGLEGRRPAQLSGGQAQRAALARALATRSPLLLLDEPMSNLDERLRADLRAGLRALFARLDAGVLLVTHDQREARALAGQVAVMRAGALVQQGPTETVFAQPASAWVAAFLGEPNLLRAGSGQVRHVPERALHLGTGEPWPVTAGHSTEGGLQVTVAHALGPLRLTLSPRETTQLHGDTLRLSVDDAQVRLLPDDRGQG, translated from the coding sequence ATGAGCGTTGCACCTGCGCTGGCTGTGGATGGCCTGCACAAAGCCTTCGGACCCGTTCAGGCTGTGCGCGGCGTCTCTCTGACCGTGGCGCGCGGCGAAACCGTGGCGCTGCTGGGGCCGTCGGGCTGCGGCAAAAGCACCGTGCTGCGGCTGGTGGCGGGGCTGGAGCGCCCCGACGCGGGCACCGTGGCGGTGGGCGGGCGCGAGGTCACCCACCAGCCCCCGGAAACGCGCGGGGTGGGGCTGGTGTTTCAGGATTACGCGCTGTTTCCGCACCTGAGCGTGCTGGACAACGTGGCTTACAGCCTGCGGGTGCGCGGCACGCCCCGCGCCGCCGCCCAGGCGCAGGCGCGCGAAGCCCTGGCCCTGGTGGACCTGGGCGGGCTGGAAGGGCGGCGCCCGGCGCAACTCTCGGGCGGGCAGGCGCAGCGGGCGGCACTGGCCCGCGCGCTGGCCACCCGCTCGCCGCTGCTGCTACTGGACGAGCCCATGTCCAACCTCGACGAGCGGCTGCGCGCCGACCTGCGCGCCGGGCTGCGCGCGCTGTTTGCCCGCCTGGACGCCGGGGTGCTGCTGGTCACGCACGACCAGCGCGAGGCGCGCGCCCTGGCCGGACAGGTGGCGGTGATGCGCGCCGGAGCGCTGGTGCAGCAAGGGCCCACCGAGACGGTCTTTGCCCAGCCCGCCAGCGCCTGGGTGGCGGCCTTTCTGGGCGAGCCCAACCTGCTGCGCGCGGGGAGCGGGCAGGTGCGCCACGTCCCCGAACGTGCGCTGCACCTGGGCACGGGCGAGCCCTGGCCGGTCACCGCCGGGCACAGCACCGAGGGCGGTCTGCAGGTGACGGTGGCCCACGCCCTGGGCCCCCTGCGCCTGACCCTCAGCCCGCGCGAAACGACGCAACTGCACGGCGACACCCTGCGCCTGAGCGTGGACGACGCCCAGGTGCGCCTGCTGCCCGACGACCGGGGGCAAGGGTGA
- a CDS encoding thiamine diphosphokinase → MIAWILVGGRVVDTPTLRALPAPALVVAADGGARHAATLGLNVDLWVGDFDSSAGLNLDAPREVFPTAKDATDAELAVQAALDRGARELVILGAFGGRFDHTLALALGALRLAGQGGLRVTLTSGDEWGWPLLPASPLTLALPPGATLSVLALTDLQGLTLRGVRWPLTGAAIPQGSGWTVSNEVTGPAVTAHLGAGQALLTALPELPA, encoded by the coding sequence ATGATCGCCTGGATTCTGGTGGGCGGGCGGGTGGTGGATACCCCCACCCTGCGCGCGCTGCCCGCCCCGGCCCTGGTGGTGGCGGCCGACGGTGGCGCGCGCCACGCGGCCACCCTGGGACTGAACGTGGACCTGTGGGTGGGCGACTTCGATTCCTCGGCCGGGCTGAACCTGGACGCCCCCCGCGAGGTCTTCCCCACCGCCAAGGACGCCACCGACGCCGAACTGGCGGTGCAGGCCGCCCTAGACCGGGGCGCACGCGAACTGGTGATCCTGGGGGCCTTTGGGGGCCGGTTTGACCACACCCTGGCGCTGGCCCTGGGCGCGCTGCGGCTGGCCGGCCAAGGCGGTCTGCGCGTCACGCTGACCAGCGGCGATGAATGGGGCTGGCCCCTGCTGCCCGCCTCGCCCCTGACGCTGGCCCTGCCCCCGGGGGCCACCCTCAGCGTGCTGGCCCTGACCGACCTGCAGGGCCTGACCCTGCGGGGGGTACGCTGGCCCCTGACTGGCGCGGCCATTCCCCAGGGCAGCGGCTGGACGGTCAGCAACGAGGTGACCGGCCCGGCCGTCACCGCGCACCTGGGGGCCGGGCAGGCGCTGCTCACAGCCCTGCCAGAGCTGCCAGCCTGA
- a CDS encoding alpha/beta hydrolase family protein, which yields MRALTAALLSALALSACTPPQPPVLDTRTQDTRTFTAVVPTLSPVPGADLYQGKMAGLRGEASYAIEVPANWNGQLVMYAHGYAGEGKELRVQAPPLRALWLSQGYAWAASSYSANYYDVQAGVEDTNALANAFGSLTGGKYGAPKKTLIVGVSMGGHVAGAAVEKETLATAKNKTTYAAALPLCGVMDEEYEFQWLGDYPLVAAQLAGLGPKAFPQGQDTFRALLPDILAANFSSTAGATWQENATQGAKLREIARNLTGGPRPVFELGFRSAQWQQAVLSTGGADGTVMGVLPRNIYSNANTTYRWTQGATPTEAEKAFNASIVRVTAAADPNPARPGTVRWLPRVNGEFSVPVLTMHTTGDFYVPFRHQQLYRAAANAAGNGERLVQRAIRAAGHCEFTPAELVEAFTDLVKWEATGVKPAGDDVTTPSVVADPAYGCRFTRGTRAGVDACPAN from the coding sequence ATGCGTGCCCTGACTGCCGCCCTGCTTTCGGCCCTGGCCCTGAGCGCCTGTACCCCACCCCAGCCTCCTGTGCTCGACACCCGTACCCAGGACACCCGGACCTTTACGGCCGTGGTGCCCACCCTCAGCCCCGTGCCGGGCGCCGACCTGTACCAGGGCAAGATGGCGGGCCTGCGCGGCGAAGCCAGCTACGCCATAGAAGTGCCGGCCAACTGGAACGGCCAGCTGGTCATGTACGCCCACGGCTACGCGGGCGAGGGCAAGGAACTGCGCGTGCAGGCCCCGCCCCTGCGCGCCCTGTGGCTGAGCCAGGGCTACGCCTGGGCCGCCAGCTCCTACAGCGCCAACTACTACGACGTGCAGGCGGGTGTGGAAGACACCAACGCCCTGGCCAACGCCTTTGGCAGTCTGACCGGCGGCAAGTACGGGGCCCCCAAAAAGACCCTGATCGTAGGCGTGAGCATGGGCGGGCATGTGGCCGGCGCGGCGGTGGAAAAGGAAACCCTGGCCACGGCCAAGAACAAGACCACCTATGCCGCCGCCCTGCCACTGTGCGGCGTGATGGACGAGGAATACGAGTTCCAATGGCTGGGCGATTACCCGCTGGTGGCCGCGCAGCTGGCGGGCCTGGGCCCGAAAGCCTTCCCGCAGGGTCAGGACACCTTCCGCGCGCTGCTGCCCGATATTCTGGCGGCCAACTTCAGCAGCACCGCTGGGGCCACGTGGCAGGAAAACGCCACCCAGGGCGCCAAGCTGCGCGAGATCGCCCGCAACCTCACGGGTGGGCCGCGCCCCGTCTTCGAGCTGGGCTTCCGCAGCGCCCAGTGGCAGCAGGCGGTCCTCAGCACCGGTGGCGCCGACGGCACGGTCATGGGCGTGCTGCCGCGCAACATCTACAGCAACGCGAACACCACCTACCGCTGGACCCAGGGCGCCACGCCCACCGAAGCCGAAAAGGCGTTTAACGCCAGCATTGTCCGCGTGACGGCCGCGGCCGATCCCAACCCCGCGCGCCCTGGCACCGTGCGCTGGCTGCCCCGCGTGAACGGCGAATTCTCGGTGCCGGTGCTGACCATGCACACCACTGGGGACTTCTATGTGCCCTTCCGCCACCAGCAGCTGTACCGCGCCGCCGCCAATGCAGCGGGCAATGGCGAGCGGCTGGTGCAGCGCGCCATTCGCGCCGCCGGGCACTGCGAGTTCACCCCAGCGGAACTGGTGGAAGCGTTCACCGATCTGGTGAAGTGGGAAGCCACCGGCGTGAAACCCGCCGGGGACGACGTGACCACCCCCAGCGTGGTGGCCGACCCCGCCTACGGCTGCCGCTTTACCCGGGGCACCCGTGCCGGTGTGGACGCCTGCCCGGCCAACTGA
- the hemL gene encoding glutamate-1-semialdehyde 2,1-aminomutase: MNTELLPPPASTAQSEALFARARAVTPGGVNSPVRAFRSVGGTPRFMAHADGAYLTDADGTQYVDYIGSWGPMILGHNHPGVREAILQALAGGTSFGAPGEREVQLAELVTRLTGTERVRFVNSGTEATMSALRLARGATGRKFIVKFRGNYHGHADGLLVEAGSGLLTNADHLGGSAPSSAGVPEEYARLTLVSEYNDPAALDALMAARGHEVAAVIFEPVVGNAGVLIPTPDFVAALHRVKASGALLIADEVMTGFRLSLRGATGRLGLEPDLICWGKIIGGGLPVGAYGGRADVMDFVSPQGPVYQAGTLSGNPLAMAAGLATLQALEADPGLYARLDAYTAALAGGLREAAREAGVAISINHIGSMLTAFFQDAPDSSVRTYTDAARSDTAAFARWFQGLLARGVYWAPSQFESIFVSGAHGDAELGLTLDAAQAAFAEVGGA, from the coding sequence ATGAACACCGAGCTTCTGCCGCCGCCGGCGTCCACAGCGCAGTCTGAAGCGCTGTTCGCCCGCGCCCGCGCCGTGACCCCCGGCGGGGTGAACAGTCCTGTGCGCGCCTTTCGCAGCGTGGGGGGCACGCCGCGCTTTATGGCCCACGCCGACGGCGCCTACCTGACCGACGCCGACGGCACCCAGTACGTGGATTACATCGGGTCGTGGGGGCCCATGATCCTGGGGCACAACCACCCCGGCGTGCGCGAGGCAATTCTGCAGGCGCTGGCGGGCGGCACCAGCTTTGGCGCCCCCGGCGAGCGGGAAGTGCAGCTGGCCGAACTGGTCACCCGCCTGACCGGCACCGAGCGCGTGCGCTTTGTCAACAGCGGCACCGAGGCCACCATGAGCGCCCTGCGACTGGCGCGCGGCGCCACGGGGCGCAAGTTCATCGTGAAGTTCCGGGGCAACTACCACGGCCACGCCGACGGCCTGCTGGTCGAAGCGGGCAGCGGCCTACTGACCAACGCTGACCACCTGGGCGGCTCGGCCCCCAGCAGCGCGGGCGTGCCCGAGGAATACGCCCGCCTGACCCTGGTCAGTGAATACAACGACCCCGCCGCCCTGGACGCCCTGATGGCGGCGCGCGGCCACGAGGTCGCCGCCGTGATTTTCGAGCCGGTGGTGGGCAACGCGGGCGTGCTGATCCCCACCCCCGACTTTGTGGCGGCGCTGCACCGCGTGAAGGCCAGCGGCGCCCTCCTCATTGCCGACGAGGTCATGACCGGCTTCCGCCTGTCCCTGCGCGGGGCCACCGGGCGGCTGGGCCTGGAACCGGACCTGATCTGCTGGGGCAAGATCATCGGCGGTGGCCTGCCGGTGGGCGCCTACGGCGGCCGGGCCGACGTGATGGACTTCGTCTCGCCGCAGGGCCCGGTGTACCAGGCCGGCACCCTCAGCGGCAATCCGCTGGCGATGGCGGCCGGGCTGGCCACCCTGCAGGCCCTGGAAGCCGACCCGGGCCTGTACGCCCGGCTGGACGCCTACACGGCGGCCCTGGCGGGCGGCCTGCGCGAGGCGGCACGGGAAGCTGGCGTGGCCATCAGCATCAACCACATCGGCTCCATGCTCACGGCCTTTTTTCAGGACGCCCCGGACAGCTCGGTGCGCACCTACACGGACGCTGCGCGCAGCGACACCGCCGCCTTTGCCCGCTGGTTCCAGGGCCTGCTGGCGCGCGGGGTGTACTGGGCCCCCAGCCAGTTCGAGAGCATTTTTGTCAGCGGCGCGCACGGCGACGCCGAACTGGGCCTGACGCTGGACGCCGCGCAGGCTGCCTTTGCAGAGGTGGGCGGCGCATGA
- a CDS encoding CoA-binding protein has product MTQLTQSAQLREVLTTSKVIAVVGFHHDHMKPAHYVPEYMHRQGYTVIPVNPALAARGESYFGARAVATLAEIGTPVDIVDVFRRSDKVRGHLADILAMTPLPRVVWLQQGIRDDAVARELAARGIDVVQDRCLLADHRALL; this is encoded by the coding sequence ATGACCCAGCTGACCCAGAGCGCCCAGCTGCGCGAGGTGCTGACCACCAGCAAGGTGATCGCTGTGGTGGGCTTTCACCACGACCACATGAAGCCCGCCCACTACGTGCCGGAGTACATGCACCGCCAGGGCTACACAGTGATTCCGGTGAACCCGGCGCTGGCGGCGCGCGGCGAGAGCTATTTCGGCGCGCGGGCGGTGGCCACCCTGGCCGAGATTGGCACGCCGGTGGACATCGTGGACGTGTTCCGCCGCAGCGACAAGGTGCGCGGGCATCTGGCAGACATCCTGGCCATGACGCCGCTGCCCCGGGTGGTGTGGCTGCAGCAGGGCATCCGCGACGACGCTGTAGCTCGCGAATTGGCCGCGCGGGGCATTGACGTGGTGCAGGACCGCTGCCTGCTGGCCGACCACCGGGCGCTGCTCTGA
- a CDS encoding NAD(P)/FAD-dependent oxidoreductase → MHDWLVVGAGLAGLAFARDAGQTGGPVTVLDKSRGVSGRAATRRVALPDGTTARLDHGARFFTARHPRTVALAEGGVREGWNAVWTRGVATLDGRGLHVAQDTHPRYAPPQGLSTLGRVLARGLDIHTGVQVTSLARRGDHWQVHAQDGQTWAAQRLVLNLPAPQLLPLLDPLMLGDALRHSASEGALQAARRVGYAPSWAVGAVLTGAPQWAHPATRLTGGPLEWVALEHTKRPPGHPPALTLQANADWTRAHLDAPPQEVCARLLAAAEEALGETLPTRAAFAHRWRFATPTHRAPGPCHWDAALGLGWCGDWFTPDAHGPRAEAALLSGWALARQVTEGL, encoded by the coding sequence ATGCACGACTGGCTGGTGGTGGGCGCCGGGCTGGCCGGGCTGGCCTTCGCGCGGGACGCTGGGCAGACCGGGGGCCCAGTCACCGTGCTGGACAAGAGCCGGGGTGTTTCGGGCCGGGCGGCCACCCGGCGGGTTGCCCTGCCGGACGGGACCACCGCGCGGCTGGACCACGGCGCGCGCTTTTTCACGGCCCGGCACCCGCGCACCGTGGCCCTGGCGGAAGGCGGCGTGCGCGAGGGCTGGAATGCGGTGTGGACCCGGGGGGTGGCCACTCTGGACGGGCGCGGGCTCCATGTCGCCCAGGACACCCATCCCCGCTACGCCCCGCCACAGGGCCTGAGCACCCTGGGGCGCGTGCTGGCCCGGGGGCTGGACATTCACACTGGCGTGCAGGTCACCAGCCTCGCGCGGCGCGGCGACCACTGGCAGGTGCACGCTCAGGACGGGCAGACCTGGGCCGCCCAGCGGCTGGTACTGAACCTGCCAGCCCCACAACTGCTGCCCCTGCTGGACCCGCTGATGCTGGGCGACGCCCTGCGCCACTCGGCCAGCGAAGGCGCCCTGCAGGCCGCCAGGCGCGTGGGCTACGCACCGTCCTGGGCGGTGGGGGCGGTGTTGACGGGTGCTCCCCAGTGGGCCCACCCCGCCACCCGCCTGACGGGCGGGCCGCTGGAGTGGGTGGCCCTGGAGCACACCAAGCGCCCGCCCGGCCACCCGCCGGCCCTGACCCTGCAGGCGAACGCCGACTGGACGCGCGCCCATCTAGACGCCCCGCCCCAGGAGGTCTGCGCCCGGCTGCTGGCCGCCGCCGAGGAGGCCCTGGGCGAAACCCTGCCCACGCGTGCGGCCTTTGCCCACCGCTGGCGCTTTGCCACCCCCACCCACCGCGCCCCCGGGCCCTGCCACTGGGACGCGGCCCTGGGCCTGGGCTGGTGCGGCGACTGGTTCACCCCCGATGCCCACGGCCCACGCGCAGAAGCGGCGCTGCTGAGCGGCTGGGCCCTGGCGCGGCAGGTGACGGAGGGGCTGTGA
- a CDS encoding single-stranded-DNA-specific exonuclease RecJ has translation MRTWGVAPPLAQALAGRGLSPALLAPPLILTPNPALREAAVRIAAAIRAGQRIRIHGDYDADGVSATAVLVLGLRELGAEVHGFIPHRLNEGYGLHPDKVEEHAAACDLLVTVDCGVTNHAEVRALLDRGTEVIVTDHHAPGEQFPEALVVHPHLTQGYDGGLHNLTGAGVAYHLLWAVREALGLGEPRHLSPLATLGTIADVAPLIGENRALVQAGLDELARTELPGLRALLETGRVARPGARDVAFVLAPRINAAGRLGEADVALDLLTTSSAHDARRLAEYLEIRNLERRKLQDEMFAQSLTLVDPRDPALVVTHPDWHAGVMGIVASKLLDTYHKPVYIVAQGKGSVRSTPGISAVGGLKFSGDLLRRYGGHPGAAGFAMDETHFAAFRDRVHDYVRQFPAPVPRVRLDAALPALGATQDLLDQTAAFEPFGEGHPLPLWHLRDTLTETRLVGKRGDSLQFKVAGLRGVKFGETDAAGGERDLAAHLTGSEWRGQRRVEVQGQALRLPAPVALDAPAPAFPLPRLDPRVALAHLRSGAAAYAVGAVADYLRDNMPGLTLVRSGQGHPGGELILYTLPAEDDLRRWILGGRVAFAFGPKTLADLEGALTRQHLLAPPTNPLRELGPGAAAPQLEAAADAYRRWQWAHHWRVLDDEGWAASVLAMLGLAQGEPQPELALG, from the coding sequence ATGCGCACCTGGGGCGTGGCGCCGCCGCTGGCCCAGGCGCTGGCGGGCCGTGGCCTCAGCCCGGCGCTGCTGGCCCCGCCCCTGATCCTGACCCCCAATCCGGCGCTGCGCGAAGCGGCGGTGCGGATCGCGGCGGCCATCCGGGCGGGCCAGCGCATCCGCATTCACGGCGACTACGACGCCGACGGTGTGAGCGCCACCGCTGTGCTGGTCCTGGGCCTGCGTGAACTGGGCGCCGAGGTGCACGGCTTTATCCCGCACCGCCTGAACGAGGGCTATGGCCTGCACCCCGACAAGGTGGAGGAACACGCCGCTGCCTGCGACCTGCTGGTGACGGTGGACTGCGGCGTGACCAACCACGCCGAGGTGCGGGCCCTGCTGGACCGGGGCACTGAGGTGATCGTGACCGACCACCACGCCCCCGGCGAGCAGTTTCCTGAAGCCCTGGTGGTTCACCCCCACCTGACCCAGGGCTACGACGGCGGGCTGCATAACCTGACAGGCGCTGGCGTGGCCTACCACCTGCTCTGGGCGGTGCGCGAGGCCCTGGGCCTGGGCGAGCCCCGGCACCTCAGCCCGCTGGCCACCCTGGGCACCATTGCCGACGTGGCCCCCCTGATCGGCGAGAACCGCGCGCTGGTGCAGGCGGGCCTGGACGAACTGGCGCGCACCGAACTGCCAGGGCTGCGGGCACTGCTGGAGACGGGGCGCGTGGCCCGCCCCGGTGCGCGCGACGTGGCCTTTGTGCTGGCCCCCCGCATCAACGCGGCCGGCCGGCTGGGCGAGGCCGATGTCGCGCTGGACCTGCTGACCACCAGCAGCGCCCACGACGCCCGGCGGCTGGCGGAATACCTGGAAATCCGCAACCTGGAGCGGCGCAAGCTGCAAGACGAGATGTTCGCCCAGTCCCTGACCCTGGTGGACCCCCGCGACCCGGCCCTGGTGGTGACGCACCCCGACTGGCACGCGGGCGTGATGGGCATCGTGGCCAGCAAGCTGCTGGACACCTACCACAAGCCGGTGTACATCGTGGCGCAGGGCAAGGGCTCGGTGCGCAGCACGCCGGGCATCAGCGCGGTGGGGGGCCTGAAATTCAGCGGCGACCTGCTGCGGCGCTACGGGGGCCACCCGGGAGCGGCGGGGTTTGCGATGGACGAAACGCACTTTGCGGCCTTCCGGGACCGGGTGCACGACTACGTACGCCAGTTCCCGGCCCCCGTGCCCCGCGTGCGGCTGGACGCCGCGCTGCCGGCGCTGGGGGCCACCCAGGATCTGCTGGACCAGACGGCCGCCTTCGAGCCGTTTGGTGAGGGGCACCCGCTGCCCCTGTGGCACCTGCGCGACACCCTGACCGAGACGCGGCTGGTGGGCAAGCGCGGCGACAGCCTGCAGTTCAAGGTGGCGGGCCTGCGCGGCGTGAAGTTTGGCGAGACGGACGCTGCTGGCGGCGAGCGGGACCTGGCCGCCCACCTGACCGGCAGCGAGTGGCGCGGGCAGCGGCGGGTGGAAGTGCAGGGGCAGGCGCTGCGCCTGCCGGCCCCAGTGGCGCTGGACGCCCCGGCTCCCGCCTTTCCCCTGCCCCGGCTGGACCCGCGTGTGGCCCTGGCCCATCTGCGCTCCGGCGCTGCCGCTTACGCGGTGGGGGCGGTGGCCGATTATCTGCGCGACAACATGCCGGGCCTGACCCTGGTGCGGTCCGGCCAGGGTCACCCCGGCGGCGAACTGATTCTGTACACCCTGCCCGCCGAGGACGACCTGCGCCGCTGGATTCTGGGCGGGCGCGTGGCCTTCGCCTTTGGGCCCAAGACCCTGGCGGACCTGGAAGGCGCCCTGACCCGGCAGCACCTGCTGGCGCCCCCCACTAACCCCCTGCGCGAACTGGGGCCCGGGGCGGCGGCGCCGCAGTTAGAGGCCGCCGCCGATGCCTACCGCCGCTGGCAGTGGGCCCACCACTGGCGCGTGCTGGACGATGAGGGCTGGGCTGCCAGCGTGCTGGCCATGCTGGGGCTGGCGCAGGGAGAGCCGCAGCCAGAACTGGCGCTGGGGTGA
- a CDS encoding S-layer homology domain-containing protein — MHKSLILASTLALSLGAASAQTAPATSAPAQVTLSDVPAGHWAKDAVDRIVQCGLIQGFPDGTFRGNENLTRYQAALIFYRALQAGALANCGFNAGDMTAIANGMQEVSTELAAIATRVTDLERLSAEQQARIDALEARINGLGTGTGAASADVAALQARIDALEAAIRNIPAGPAGPAGPAGPQGPAGPQGPAGPAGPAGTSASGTVTTTPVTPPTTVVIGEPTPTEVAPSRGLYAGVAFGAKSAGAGSECLSLGSGANRSKVNYCLTGTAMVGSSNVIGPVGARAAVEYTPAFNAISADVNATYEIGAGGSLTPYVGAGLGLTSGLVRNSGTTNATDVYANVLLGADYRVTDSISVFVEGNGRYYFSNKGAATGLPATGANNGGFSGGVKAGLKFYF; from the coding sequence ATGCACAAATCGTTGATCCTCGCGTCCACCCTGGCCCTGAGCCTCGGCGCTGCCAGCGCCCAGACCGCCCCCGCTACCTCTGCGCCCGCCCAGGTCACCCTGAGCGACGTGCCTGCCGGTCACTGGGCCAAGGACGCCGTGGACCGCATTGTGCAGTGCGGTCTGATTCAGGGGTTCCCCGACGGCACCTTCCGGGGCAACGAGAACCTCACGCGCTACCAGGCCGCGCTGATCTTCTACCGCGCCCTGCAGGCCGGCGCCCTGGCCAACTGCGGCTTTAACGCGGGCGACATGACCGCCATTGCCAACGGCATGCAGGAAGTCAGCACCGAGCTGGCCGCCATTGCCACCCGCGTCACCGACCTGGAGCGCCTGAGCGCTGAGCAGCAGGCCCGCATTGACGCGCTGGAAGCCCGCATCAACGGCCTGGGCACCGGCACGGGCGCCGCCTCGGCCGATGTGGCCGCGCTGCAGGCCCGCATTGACGCGCTGGAAGCCGCTATCCGCAACATTCCGGCTGGCCCGGCCGGCCCGGCGGGCCCCGCTGGTCCTCAGGGCCCGGCCGGTCCCCAGGGTCCTGCCGGCCCGGCGGGCCCCGCCGGCACCAGCGCCAGCGGCACCGTGACCACCACCCCAGTGACGCCCCCCACCACCGTGGTGATCGGCGAGCCCACCCCCACCGAAGTGGCGCCCAGCCGTGGCCTGTACGCCGGGGTCGCCTTCGGGGCCAAGTCGGCCGGCGCGGGCTCCGAGTGCCTGTCGCTGGGCAGCGGCGCCAACCGTAGCAAGGTGAACTACTGCCTCACGGGCACCGCGATGGTGGGCTCCAGCAACGTGATTGGCCCCGTCGGCGCCCGCGCCGCCGTGGAATACACCCCGGCCTTCAACGCCATCAGCGCCGATGTGAACGCCACCTACGAGATTGGTGCGGGCGGCAGCCTGACCCCCTACGTGGGCGCCGGTCTGGGTCTGACGAGCGGTCTGGTGCGCAACTCTGGCACCACCAATGCCACCGACGTCTACGCCAACGTGCTGCTGGGCGCCGACTACCGCGTCACCGACAGCATCTCGGTCTTCGTGGAAGGCAACGGCCGCTATTACTTCAGCAACAAGGGCGCGGCCACCGGGCTGCCTGCCACGGGCGCTAACAATGGCGGCTTCAGCGGCGGGGTCAAGGCCGGCCTGAAGTTCTACTTCTAA
- a CDS encoding phosphorylase family protein, with translation MSQIHVRGVPGDVAPFVLLPGDPNRARHIAQTYLENVREYTSHRQLLGFTGTYQGVPVSVQTTGMGCPSAAIVAEELARLGARTLIRVGTLGGATPSVAPGDLVIATAAVPNDGTTRQLLGGAPYAPAASFEVNEAAVQAARAQGAPHHVGLIMTEDAFYASTPEHARLWAGRGVLGFEMEASAIFLVAAQRGLRAACLTACSNDIGDPQLVPDNVLAAGVDRMVRVALEAIVTLAARELQG, from the coding sequence ATGAGTCAGATTCACGTGCGAGGCGTGCCCGGTGACGTGGCCCCATTTGTGCTGCTGCCCGGCGACCCCAACCGGGCGCGCCACATTGCCCAGACCTACCTTGAGAACGTGCGTGAATACACCTCTCACCGCCAACTGCTGGGTTTTACCGGCACCTACCAGGGCGTGCCGGTCAGCGTGCAGACCACCGGGATGGGCTGCCCCAGCGCCGCCATCGTGGCCGAGGAACTGGCGCGCCTGGGCGCCCGCACCCTGATCCGGGTGGGCACCCTGGGCGGCGCAACCCCCAGCGTGGCCCCCGGCGATCTGGTGATTGCCACGGCCGCCGTGCCCAACGACGGCACCACCCGTCAGCTGCTGGGCGGCGCTCCTTACGCCCCGGCCGCCAGCTTTGAGGTGAACGAAGCGGCGGTGCAGGCCGCCCGTGCCCAGGGGGCCCCGCACCACGTGGGCCTGATCATGACCGAGGACGCGTTCTATGCCAGCACGCCAGAACACGCGCGGCTGTGGGCGGGGCGGGGGGTGCTGGGCTTTGAGATGGAAGCCAGCGCCATTTTCCTGGTGGCCGCCCAGCGCGGCCTGCGCGCGGCGTGCCTGACCGCCTGCAGCAACGACATTGGCGACCCCCAGCTGGTGCCCGACAACGTGCTGGCCGCCGGGGTGGACCGCATGGTGCGCGTGGCCCTGGAAGCGATTGTGACCCTGGCCGCCCGCGAGTTGCAGGGCTAA
- a CDS encoding enoyl-CoA hydratase-related protein, producing MTQLDEFEFNNVQIDQHGPIAVLTIARPKALNALNADTLSEIAQAVNLIVEDAEVGALIITGAGEKAFVAGADISEFTNLEGVYDGREMSLAGQDVMHQIASLPIPVIAAVNGFALGGGLELALACDVRVAATTARLGLPEVSLGLIPGFGGTQRLARLVGAGRALDLMLTARQVKADEALTMGLVNYVADDALTKAREVAESMLRHAPIALSLVKEAVRRGLDSTLEGGLEIEADLFGMTVATKDFREGVDAFLNKRRAEFQGE from the coding sequence ATGACGCAGCTGGACGAATTTGAATTCAACAACGTGCAGATTGACCAGCATGGCCCCATCGCGGTGCTGACCATCGCTCGCCCGAAAGCCCTGAACGCCCTGAACGCCGACACCCTGTCTGAAATTGCCCAGGCCGTGAACCTGATTGTGGAAGACGCCGAGGTGGGCGCGCTGATCATCACCGGGGCGGGCGAAAAAGCCTTTGTGGCAGGCGCCGATATCAGCGAATTCACCAACCTGGAAGGGGTGTACGACGGGCGCGAGATGTCGCTGGCTGGGCAGGACGTGATGCACCAGATTGCCTCGCTGCCCATTCCGGTGATTGCCGCCGTGAACGGCTTTGCGCTGGGCGGCGGCCTGGAACTGGCCCTGGCCTGCGACGTGCGCGTGGCCGCCACCACCGCCCGCCTGGGCCTGCCGGAAGTCAGCCTGGGATTGATTCCGGGCTTTGGCGGCACCCAGCGTCTGGCCCGCCTGGTGGGGGCCGGGCGCGCCCTGGACCTGATGCTGACCGCGCGGCAGGTCAAGGCCGATGAAGCCCTGACGATGGGCCTCGTGAACTACGTGGCCGACGACGCCCTGACCAAGGCGCGCGAGGTGGCCGAGAGCATGCTGAGGCACGCCCCCATTGCGCTGTCGCTGGTGAAAGAAGCGGTGCGCCGGGGCCTGGACAGCACCCTGGAAGGCGGGCTGGAAATCGAGGCCGACCTGTTTGGCATGACGGTGGCCACCAAGGATTTCCGCGAGGGGGTGGACGCCTTTTTGAACAAGCGCCGCGCGGAGTTCCAGGGTGAGTGA